One Halobacterium wangiae genomic window, GCGAGGTAGCGGAGTTCCTCGTCGTCGCGGTCGCTGACGCGCGCGACGACCAGTCGGTCGCCCTCTTCGTGGTCCGCGAGCACCTCCGTGTCCGTCTCCGCGGGTGGTTCGAGGTCCTCGCCGGGGATGGGGTCGCCGTGGGGGTCGACGGTAGGGTCGCCGAGTTTCTGGGCGAGGCGCGCCTCGAACTCCTCGGAGATGTGGTGTTCGAGGGCGTCGGCCTCGTCGTGGACCTCGTCCCACTCGTAGTCGAGGTGGTCCGCGAGGAACGCCTCCAGCAGGCGGTGGTGGCGGAGCACCTCGATGGCGACAGTCTCCCCCTCGGCGGTGAGTTCGACA contains:
- a CDS encoding metal-dependent transcriptional regulator, with translation MLSDVMEDYLKAIYTLQRDQGPPVRTSAIADHLDVTPPTVTSMVEKLTERGLLSREKYKGVELTAEGETVAIEVLRHHRLLEAFLADHLDYEWDEVHDEADALEHHISEEFEARLAQKLGDPTVDPHGDPIPGEDLEPPAETDTEVLADHEEGDRLVVARVSDRDDEELRYLADAGVEPGIELELVECTPIGMFVVRIDGDLVHLPEQVARSLRVRPTDSEVSEV